In one Deinococcus psychrotolerans genomic region, the following are encoded:
- a CDS encoding PAS domain S-box protein, whose amino-acid sequence MLSFPPSLSGRTLLRQAISINAELTLLIDSQCRVLFFNPAAQALLGDSVEILLGWELSSWVHPDDQLTLKSSFQRTPAAHPAETLRVRVRQTNGEWLWVSASSVSFLDNPDVQAIMVQFRPEPYHQDRHSQDQHRRALWEMTQVMNSTGHLSEVISALLTTGLQLLGASSGSLRLISSDGQQLELSGQAGFSNQGIQLMDDLPLTLRMPVTDVARSGEALFLGKQKFQTLYPDVYQCYGLSFQSAAALPLSIGERLIGVFTLGFKEDHDFSAQEQTFFQMVASLCALALDCRCLSQELKREQDWSQAVNLNSSDIVTVFDDQGLIRYESGSIERILGYAATDLLGKSIYALIDPDHHARVQAALAQLSPGGDPVTVIFRCLHYSGHWIWLESIATDLRHQPHVSGVLVNSRDVTAREKARTVQQDTLDQLSLSERNFKRLADHSRDLVRQYALDGSVIYASPTAQDLLGYNSEDLLGPDPLHHVHEEDLPALEQAFQRRFTAAFEHEKFEYRLRRRDGTYVWVETVFKAVRDPETQAITAFVDTSRDIDQRKQAEQHLKVQLDRYHHLLDFTASLEQLCDPAALTAEALQKSLELTEYDYGYAFACSASGLTFEAQAGLNSVPISDFMDQLRLHAFTPLAEQAIRRGEAYFAVDEQAFLDPPEELPRPHWRSLCVLPILRQGTLMSLLMFGTSSRITTSQDTRQLLQNVAARLSHALERGHHIEQLNISREETLRALGLALEYRDYETKGHTDRVVLFTEHLGRALNFLPADQDALRWGAFLHDTGKVAIPDNILLKPGKLTPEEWTVIRRHPSIGYEMLHHIPSLPPATLEVVLYHQERWNGSGYPDGLQGQQIPLSARVFAVVDVYDALTSVRPYKRAWSHQEAAEQLRLEAGVLLDASVVQIFLELFETDGSLKSTSPGEVPYDYS is encoded by the coding sequence TTGCTTTCTTTCCCCCCTTCTCTATCAGGACGTACCCTACTTCGCCAGGCGATTTCGATCAATGCCGAACTGACGTTGCTGATTGATTCTCAGTGCCGGGTTCTCTTTTTCAATCCGGCTGCTCAGGCGCTGCTCGGTGATTCGGTAGAGATTTTGCTGGGGTGGGAGCTTAGTTCTTGGGTTCATCCTGACGATCAACTCACCTTAAAGAGTTCCTTCCAGCGCACTCCAGCTGCACATCCTGCTGAGACTCTACGGGTGCGCGTTCGGCAGACCAACGGTGAATGGCTGTGGGTCAGCGCTTCTTCGGTGTCCTTCCTGGATAATCCGGACGTGCAGGCAATCATGGTGCAATTTCGCCCGGAGCCGTACCACCAAGATCGGCACAGCCAAGACCAGCACCGCAGGGCGCTGTGGGAAATGACTCAGGTCATGAACAGCACTGGCCACCTCTCTGAGGTCATCAGCGCCCTGCTCACCACCGGCCTTCAGTTGCTCGGCGCTTCATCAGGCAGTTTGCGTTTAATCAGCTCCGATGGACAGCAACTTGAGCTGAGCGGTCAAGCGGGCTTTTCAAATCAGGGCATACAGCTGATGGACGACCTCCCCCTGACGCTCAGGATGCCGGTGACCGACGTGGCCCGCAGCGGCGAAGCTCTTTTTTTGGGTAAGCAGAAGTTCCAGACCCTTTACCCAGACGTTTATCAGTGTTATGGCCTGAGCTTTCAGAGCGCTGCCGCCCTGCCGCTCAGCATCGGAGAGCGGCTGATCGGAGTGTTTACGCTTGGGTTTAAAGAAGACCACGACTTCAGTGCTCAGGAGCAGACCTTTTTTCAGATGGTCGCCAGTTTGTGTGCGCTCGCCTTGGACTGCCGCTGCCTTTCTCAGGAACTCAAGCGTGAACAAGACTGGTCACAGGCGGTCAATCTCAACAGCTCCGACATCGTCACGGTCTTTGATGATCAGGGCTTGATCCGCTATGAAAGTGGATCGATAGAGCGCATCTTGGGCTACGCGGCGACCGATCTGCTCGGAAAAAGCATCTACGCGCTGATTGACCCGGATCACCACGCCCGCGTGCAGGCGGCCTTGGCGCAGCTCTCGCCCGGCGGCGATCCGGTGACCGTGATCTTTCGCTGCCTGCACTACAGCGGGCACTGGATCTGGCTCGAAAGCATCGCCACCGATCTCCGGCACCAACCTCACGTCAGCGGCGTACTGGTCAATTCGCGTGATGTCACCGCCCGCGAGAAAGCCCGCACCGTGCAGCAAGACACCCTCGATCAGCTGAGTCTCAGCGAGCGCAATTTCAAGCGCTTGGCCGACCACTCCAGAGACCTCGTGCGTCAGTACGCTCTCGATGGCAGCGTGATTTACGCTTCGCCGACGGCGCAGGACTTGCTCGGCTATAACAGCGAAGACCTGCTGGGGCCTGACCCGCTGCACCACGTCCATGAAGAGGATCTCCCGGCACTTGAGCAAGCCTTTCAACGCCGGTTTACCGCCGCTTTTGAACACGAGAAATTCGAATACCGCTTGCGGCGGCGTGACGGAACCTACGTATGGGTAGAAACGGTCTTCAAGGCGGTACGTGATCCTGAGACTCAGGCCATTACCGCGTTCGTCGACACGTCCAGGGACATCGACCAGCGCAAACAAGCCGAGCAGCACCTCAAAGTTCAGCTGGACCGCTACCACCACCTGCTGGACTTCACTGCTTCGCTCGAACAGCTGTGTGACCCGGCGGCCCTGACTGCTGAAGCCCTCCAGAAGAGCCTAGAACTCACCGAGTATGACTACGGCTACGCCTTTGCTTGTAGCGCTTCTGGGCTGACATTTGAAGCGCAGGCTGGGCTGAACTCAGTGCCGATCAGCGACTTCATGGATCAACTGCGCCTCCACGCTTTTACGCCGCTGGCTGAGCAGGCCATCCGCAGAGGGGAAGCTTACTTCGCGGTGGATGAGCAAGCCTTCCTCGATCCACCCGAGGAGCTGCCGCGCCCGCACTGGCGATCCCTGTGCGTGCTGCCGATTCTCCGGCAAGGCACCTTGATGTCCCTGCTGATGTTCGGGACGAGCAGCCGGATAACCACCAGCCAAGACACCCGTCAGCTGCTGCAAAATGTCGCGGCCCGTCTGAGCCACGCCCTCGAGCGCGGCCACCACATCGAGCAGCTCAACATCTCACGCGAAGAAACCCTGCGGGCTTTGGGCTTGGCGCTGGAATACCGCGACTACGAAACCAAAGGCCACACCGACCGGGTGGTGTTGTTCACCGAGCACCTCGGCCGGGCCCTGAACTTTTTGCCTGCCGATCAAGACGCTCTACGCTGGGGCGCTTTTTTGCACGATACCGGCAAAGTCGCCATCCCCGACAACATCCTCCTGAAACCCGGAAAACTCACCCCTGAGGAGTGGACTGTCATCCGGCGGCACCCCAGCATCGGGTACGAGATGCTGCACCACATCCCTTCTCTGCCCCCAGCGACGCTGGAAGTGGTCTTGTATCACCAGGAGCGCTGGAACGGCAGTGGCTACCCGGACGGTCTGCAAGGCCAGCAGATTCCGCTCTCGGCGCGGGTCTTCGCCGTGGTGGACGTCTACGACGCTTTGACGAGCGTCCGGCCCTACAAGCGGGCCTGGTCACATCAGGAAGCCGCCGAGCAACTCCGGCTTGAGGCCGGCGTGCTGCTCGACGCATCGGTCGTGCAGATCTTTTTGGAGTTGTTTGAAACCGATGGATCGCTCAAATCCACTTCTCCGGGTGAGGTGCCGTATGACTATTCCTGA
- the kdpA gene encoding potassium-transporting ATPase subunit KdpA: MAWLQFVLILGIMTALVVPVGKWLHNVVSGERHSAAERLTYGLLGVNPDERMDWKRYGLVLIVANLALLLFAYLLLRLQGMLPWNPAGLSAQAPDLAWNTAVSFMTNTNWQAYSGEQSLSYFSQMAVITTFMFISAATGFAAALAFMRGLAGRSGDHLGNFWVDLTRITYRILLPISFVLALVFVWQGMPQTLNSYAAATTLEGAVQRIALGPVASLESIKHLGTNGGGFFSMNAAHPFENPTPLTNTLHILSMLLLPSALTYAFGRMIGNLRQGWVIFGGMLVMFVGFLITVYSFEQAGNPILSRLGAEQTITATQAGGNMEGKEVRFGIAQTALFATTTTAATTGSVDSMHDSYTGMGGLVPMTQMMLNNVFGGKGVGFINFVQYLILGVFMAGLMVGRTPEFLGKKIEAREVKLVMLAVLAHPLSILGFTALAVSLPSALSSLNNPGPHGFSEILYAYTSGTANNGSAFAGLNANTPFYNITIGLAMLIGRYLTLLPMLAVAGLLATKRRVPASSGTLPTDTVLFGSLTVFVILIVGALTFLPALTLGPVADHFQMLKGVVLK; encoded by the coding sequence ATGGCTTGGCTGCAATTCGTACTGATCCTCGGCATCATGACCGCGCTGGTCGTGCCGGTGGGCAAATGGCTCCACAACGTTGTCAGCGGTGAGCGTCACAGCGCCGCCGAGCGGCTGACCTACGGCCTGCTGGGCGTAAATCCCGACGAGCGCATGGACTGGAAACGCTACGGCCTGGTGCTGATCGTGGCGAATCTGGCGCTGCTCTTGTTCGCCTACTTGCTGCTGCGCCTGCAAGGCATGCTGCCCTGGAACCCGGCAGGCCTGAGTGCGCAGGCCCCCGATCTGGCCTGGAACACCGCCGTCTCATTCATGACCAACACCAACTGGCAGGCTTACAGCGGCGAGCAAAGCCTGTCGTACTTCTCGCAGATGGCCGTCATCACCACCTTCATGTTCATCTCGGCGGCCACCGGCTTCGCGGCCGCTCTCGCCTTCATGCGCGGGCTGGCCGGGCGCAGCGGCGATCACCTCGGCAACTTCTGGGTCGACCTGACCCGTATCACCTACCGGATTTTGCTGCCGATCAGCTTCGTGCTGGCGCTGGTTTTCGTGTGGCAGGGCATGCCCCAAACGCTCAACAGCTACGCGGCGGCCACCACTTTGGAAGGAGCCGTCCAGCGCATCGCCCTGGGGCCTGTCGCCTCGCTGGAGAGCATCAAGCACCTCGGCACCAACGGCGGCGGCTTTTTCTCGATGAACGCCGCGCACCCCTTCGAGAATCCCACGCCGCTTACCAACACGCTGCACATCCTGTCCATGCTGCTGCTGCCCTCGGCCTTGACCTACGCTTTTGGGCGGATGATCGGCAACCTGCGGCAGGGCTGGGTCATCTTCGGCGGAATGCTGGTGATGTTCGTGGGCTTTCTCATCACCGTCTACAGCTTCGAGCAGGCCGGGAATCCTATTCTGAGCCGCCTCGGCGCGGAGCAGACCATCACGGCCACGCAGGCGGGCGGCAATATGGAGGGCAAAGAAGTGCGCTTCGGAATCGCGCAGACCGCTCTGTTTGCCACCACGACCACCGCCGCCACCACTGGCAGCGTGGATTCCATGCACGACTCCTACACGGGCATGGGCGGGCTGGTGCCCATGACGCAGATGATGCTCAACAATGTCTTCGGCGGCAAGGGCGTGGGCTTTATCAACTTCGTGCAGTACCTGATTCTGGGCGTCTTCATGGCGGGCCTAATGGTGGGCCGCACGCCTGAGTTTCTGGGCAAAAAGATCGAAGCGCGTGAGGTCAAACTGGTGATGCTGGCCGTTCTGGCGCATCCGCTGAGTATTTTGGGCTTCACGGCGCTCGCCGTTTCGCTGCCCAGTGCGCTGTCGAGTCTCAACAACCCCGGCCCACACGGCTTTTCCGAGATTCTGTACGCCTACACCTCCGGCACCGCCAACAACGGCTCGGCCTTTGCAGGTCTGAATGCCAACACGCCCTTTTACAACATCACCATCGGCCTCGCCATGCTGATCGGACGCTACCTCACGCTGCTTCCGATGCTGGCCGTAGCGGGCCTGTTGGCCACCAAACGCCGGGTGCCCGCCTCCAGCGGCACGCTTCCCACCGACACGGTGCTGTTCGGTAGCCTGACCGTCTTCGTCATCCTGATTGTCGGTGCGCTGACCTTCCTGCCTGCCCTGACCCTCGGCCCAGTGGCCGATCACTTCCAGATGCTCAAAGGCGTGGTGCTGAAATGA
- a CDS encoding GGDEF domain-containing protein yields the protein MKLTSAQLTRAASWAAMLMGVLVLLGWQFDLELLKRVHPSFVAMNPVTAACFLLGGLSLQLSAEPQPRTHRVWAQVLAAVVFSAGLLKLAQVFGLLPFNIDQLLFASKIVGYTEPITGKANHMAPTTALNFMLVGGALLALGSKVPARQVFAQVFVALALIITLIPVVGYSYGTSEFYGIGTYIPMALHTAFTFLVLLVGLLTVRPNLGIMQTFTGDSLGGVLARRVLPISLLIPLVLGWLRLEGERLGLYSREIGTSLLVVILITVLSGFLLWYARVLHVSDLQQRFTEQQLLAQTREMTRIAAYSRAIADVSKLLEVDLSPEEAARQTIRTICQVADVEWGSLVQLTSRMGKPWVAAQTEWKTAAVDAETERILTQGVPKGTGMVWVALERGQTLFVDDYEQQVLRVPSFAALGLRSVAFVPLKTSSQTSMLFMLARLHQPRPWTPLDKELLEAAARIMAVSIERQNHLQFMREAALVDVLTGLNNRRAFDMDLEVEMAGAKRHKHSLGVLMIDLDGLKQLNDREGHERGDAYLREFALALKAVFRINDRVYRLGGDEYGVILAHADPERTRSILDRMRKTVELVKQSGFEDADASSGVAFYPKEAELPSDLVRLADERMYEEKRDHHLLRPRISNDTADTVIKE from the coding sequence ATGAAACTGACCTCTGCCCAATTGACTCGGGCGGCAAGCTGGGCGGCCATGCTGATGGGCGTACTGGTCTTGCTCGGCTGGCAGTTCGACCTCGAACTTCTCAAGCGGGTGCATCCCAGCTTCGTCGCCATGAATCCTGTCACCGCCGCATGCTTTTTGCTGGGGGGGCTGTCGTTGCAGCTTTCCGCAGAACCTCAGCCCAGAACGCACCGGGTATGGGCGCAGGTTCTGGCTGCTGTGGTCTTCAGCGCCGGCTTGCTGAAACTGGCCCAGGTCTTCGGTCTGCTGCCCTTCAACATCGATCAACTGCTGTTTGCCTCCAAGATCGTGGGATACACCGAGCCGATCACCGGAAAAGCCAATCACATGGCTCCCACCACTGCTCTGAACTTCATGCTGGTCGGCGGCGCTTTGCTGGCGCTGGGTTCGAAAGTCCCCGCCCGGCAGGTGTTCGCTCAGGTGTTCGTGGCTCTGGCGCTGATCATCACCCTGATTCCGGTGGTCGGGTATAGTTACGGAACCAGCGAGTTTTACGGTATCGGCACGTACATTCCGATGGCCCTGCATACCGCGTTCACGTTTCTGGTGCTGCTGGTTGGCCTGCTGACGGTGCGCCCGAACCTAGGGATCATGCAGACTTTTACTGGAGACAGTTTGGGTGGAGTCCTGGCCCGGCGGGTCTTGCCGATCTCACTGCTGATTCCCTTGGTGTTGGGGTGGCTGCGGCTCGAAGGAGAACGGCTCGGGTTGTACAGCCGGGAGATCGGCACCTCGCTGCTGGTCGTGATCCTGATTACGGTGCTGAGCGGATTTTTGCTGTGGTACGCCCGGGTACTGCACGTGTCTGATCTTCAGCAGCGCTTTACCGAACAGCAACTTCTCGCGCAGACTCGGGAAATGACCCGGATCGCGGCGTACTCACGCGCCATTGCCGACGTGTCCAAGCTGCTGGAAGTCGACCTGTCCCCCGAAGAAGCGGCCCGGCAGACCATTCGCACCATCTGTCAGGTGGCGGACGTCGAGTGGGGGAGCTTGGTTCAGCTCACCTCGCGGATGGGAAAGCCGTGGGTGGCGGCGCAGACCGAGTGGAAAACGGCGGCGGTCGATGCCGAAACCGAGCGCATTCTGACTCAGGGCGTGCCCAAAGGAACCGGGATGGTGTGGGTGGCGCTGGAACGCGGCCAGACCTTATTTGTCGACGACTACGAGCAGCAGGTTCTCCGCGTTCCCAGCTTCGCCGCCCTCGGCCTGCGGTCGGTGGCATTCGTGCCGCTGAAAACCTCGTCTCAGACATCGATGCTGTTTATGCTGGCAAGGCTGCACCAGCCGAGACCGTGGACGCCACTTGATAAAGAGTTGCTCGAAGCGGCAGCCAGAATCATGGCCGTGTCGATTGAACGCCAAAATCACTTGCAGTTTATGCGAGAGGCAGCGCTGGTGGACGTGCTGACTGGCCTGAACAACCGCCGGGCCTTTGATATGGACTTGGAAGTGGAGATGGCCGGAGCCAAGCGCCACAAACATTCGCTGGGTGTGCTGATGATCGATCTGGACGGCCTGAAGCAGCTCAACGACCGCGAAGGCCACGAGCGGGGCGACGCGTATCTGCGGGAGTTTGCCTTGGCACTGAAAGCCGTCTTCCGGATCAATGACCGGGTGTACCGACTGGGCGGGGACGAATACGGCGTGATTTTGGCGCACGCGGATCCTGAACGGACGCGCAGCATCCTCGACCGGATGCGCAAGACCGTGGAACTGGTCAAACAATCGGGCTTCGAAGACGCTGACGCCAGCTCAGGCGTGGCCTTTTACCCGAAGGAAGCCGAGTTGCCGAGCGACTTGGTTCGGTTGGCCGACGAACGCATGTACGAAGAGAAACGCGACCACCATCTCCTGCGCCCACGAATAAGTAACGACACAGCCGATACCGTAATAAAGGAGTAG
- a CDS encoding alpha/beta fold hydrolase, whose product MTIPETAEFARRSNAHMFGEGSRTLLCAHGFCSNQSVFRHQIRDLHFQGTHRIVTYDLAGFGQSDPSLWSAERHADLGGYAEDMLHLIEELDLRHITLLGASMSAMIGVLAALQCPERFEALAFIGASPRYLDDGPYVGGFQQAGVDAFYDLVRRQQDWTGALSSMMLGAPVSLALQEVAEGIREVKPEVASVVARAIFQSDYRALLPQVRHPVLITQTRADSVVPVRVGEYLQRNLPNAQLALMPGVGHLPNFTQPGVFNRALLMFLAALEAGGEGQPL is encoded by the coding sequence ATGACTATTCCTGAAACGGCTGAGTTCGCTCGGCGTTCCAATGCCCACATGTTCGGCGAAGGCTCCCGCACCCTGCTGTGTGCCCACGGCTTTTGCTCCAACCAGAGCGTGTTCCGTCATCAGATTCGTGACCTGCACTTTCAGGGCACCCACCGGATCGTGACCTACGATTTGGCCGGATTCGGTCAGTCGGATCCGTCCCTCTGGAGCGCCGAGCGCCACGCTGATCTCGGAGGCTACGCCGAGGACATGCTGCACCTGATCGAAGAACTTGACCTGCGCCACATCACTTTGCTGGGCGCTTCAATGAGCGCCATGATCGGGGTGCTGGCTGCGCTCCAGTGCCCCGAGCGCTTCGAAGCGCTGGCGTTTATCGGAGCCTCGCCGCGTTACCTCGACGACGGGCCGTATGTCGGCGGGTTTCAGCAAGCTGGCGTCGACGCTTTTTACGATCTGGTGCGCCGTCAGCAAGACTGGACGGGTGCTTTGAGCAGCATGATGCTCGGAGCGCCGGTGTCGCTGGCGCTCCAAGAAGTGGCCGAGGGTATCCGGGAGGTCAAACCCGAAGTGGCGAGCGTGGTCGCCCGGGCCATCTTCCAATCGGACTACCGCGCCCTGCTCCCTCAAGTTCGTCACCCGGTGCTGATCACCCAAACCCGCGCCGACAGCGTGGTGCCGGTGAGAGTCGGTGAGTACTTGCAGCGCAACTTGCCCAATGCGCAGCTGGCTTTGATGCCGGGCGTCGGGCACCTGCCTAATTTTACCCAACCTGGAGTGTTCAACCGCGCTCTGCTGATGTTTCTGGCAGCGCTGGAGGCTGGTGGAGAAGGTCAACCTCTATGA
- the kdpB gene encoding potassium-transporting ATPase subunit KdpB, translating into MTASPPQSKRKGGIFSPPLVRAAIRASFAKLSPRAQARNPVMFLVYLGTILTFYVAVANLLTGQPIGYPLATSLLLLLTVLFANFAEGLAEARGKAQAASLRAARQDTPARRLVGSVETTVPSTELQRDDLIVVEAGELIPADGEIVEGLASVDESAITGESAPVIREAGTDYSGVTGGTKVLSDRIVVRVTSGAGESFLDRMIALVEGASRQKTPNEIALSILLSGLTLVFLLAVVTLYPFTVYSGVPASPVTLIALLVCLIPTTIGGLLPAIGIAGMDRALQANVIAKSGKAVEVAGDIDVLLLDKTGTITIGNRQATRFSPLPGVSEIELARAAALSSLADPTPEGKSIVTLARTLTELPAQPENAEFIEFSAQTRMSGVDFSDAGGTVRIRKGAADRMARFASEFGAAAPADLTALVEEISRAGGTPLTVAEVRGNVARVLGVVALSDVVKPGIRDRFAQLRQMGLRTVMITGDNPLTAEAIAKEAGVDSFLAEATPEDKLQMIKDEQRSGKLVAMMGDGTNDAPALAQADVGLAMNSGTQAAKEAGNMVDLDSDPTKLLEVVEIGKGLLITRGALTTFSIANDVAKYFAILPALFVVAYPPLAALNVMQLHSPTSAVLSAVIFNALIIPLLIPLALRGVPYRPTSAASLLSRNLLIYGLGGLLLPFAAIKLIDLLITPLLG; encoded by the coding sequence ATGACCGCTTCCCCTCCCCAGTCCAAGCGAAAAGGAGGCATTTTCTCGCCTCCACTGGTTCGCGCGGCCATCCGCGCCAGCTTCGCCAAGCTCTCGCCGCGTGCTCAGGCCCGCAATCCGGTGATGTTCTTGGTGTATCTGGGCACCATCTTGACTTTTTATGTGGCCGTCGCCAACCTCCTGACTGGTCAGCCGATCGGCTACCCGTTGGCCACATCACTGCTGCTGCTACTCACGGTGCTGTTCGCCAACTTCGCCGAGGGTCTGGCCGAGGCACGCGGCAAAGCGCAGGCGGCCTCCCTACGTGCCGCCCGCCAAGACACCCCCGCCCGCCGCTTGGTGGGCAGCGTGGAAACCACCGTTCCCAGCACCGAACTCCAGCGCGACGACCTGATCGTGGTGGAAGCGGGCGAACTCATCCCTGCCGACGGGGAGATCGTCGAGGGGCTGGCCAGCGTGGACGAGAGCGCCATTACCGGCGAGAGTGCGCCCGTGATCCGTGAGGCCGGCACCGATTACAGCGGCGTGACCGGCGGAACGAAAGTGCTCTCCGACCGCATCGTGGTGCGGGTGACCAGCGGAGCCGGCGAAAGTTTCCTCGACCGCATGATCGCGCTGGTGGAAGGAGCCAGCCGTCAAAAGACCCCCAACGAGATCGCCCTGAGTATTTTGCTCAGCGGCCTGACCCTGGTGTTCTTGCTCGCGGTGGTCACGCTGTATCCGTTCACGGTGTACTCGGGCGTGCCTGCCTCGCCCGTCACCCTGATCGCGCTGCTGGTCTGCCTGATTCCCACCACCATCGGGGGACTCTTGCCCGCCATCGGCATCGCCGGGATGGACAGAGCGCTCCAGGCCAACGTGATCGCCAAGAGCGGCAAGGCGGTCGAGGTGGCGGGCGACATCGACGTGCTGCTGCTCGACAAGACCGGCACCATCACCATCGGCAACCGGCAAGCGACACGCTTTAGCCCGCTGCCCGGCGTGAGCGAAATTGAGCTGGCCCGCGCCGCCGCACTGTCTTCACTGGCCGACCCCACGCCCGAAGGCAAAAGCATCGTGACGCTGGCCCGCACCCTCACCGAGTTGCCCGCCCAGCCGGAGAACGCCGAATTCATCGAGTTCAGCGCCCAGACCCGCATGAGCGGCGTGGACTTTTCCGACGCCGGAGGCACTGTCCGCATCCGCAAGGGCGCGGCAGACCGGATGGCCCGCTTTGCCTCCGAGTTTGGCGCGGCCGCGCCCGCCGACCTGACCGCGCTGGTCGAGGAGATCTCCCGCGCCGGCGGCACGCCGCTGACGGTGGCCGAGGTGCGCGGCAACGTGGCCCGCGTGCTGGGCGTGGTGGCGCTCTCCGACGTCGTGAAGCCCGGTATTCGTGACCGCTTCGCCCAGCTGCGCCAGATGGGCCTGAGAACCGTGATGATCACGGGTGACAACCCGCTGACCGCCGAAGCGATTGCCAAGGAAGCCGGTGTGGACAGCTTTCTGGCCGAAGCCACGCCGGAAGACAAGCTCCAGATGATCAAGGACGAGCAGCGCAGCGGCAAACTGGTCGCCATGATGGGCGACGGCACCAACGACGCTCCGGCGCTGGCTCAGGCCGACGTGGGCCTGGCCATGAACTCCGGCACGCAGGCTGCTAAGGAAGCTGGCAACATGGTCGACCTCGATTCCGACCCCACCAAGCTGTTGGAAGTCGTCGAGATCGGTAAGGGCCTTCTCATCACGCGCGGGGCGCTCACCACTTTCAGTATCGCCAACGACGTGGCCAAGTACTTCGCCATTTTGCCCGCCCTGTTCGTGGTCGCCTATCCGCCGCTGGCCGCGCTGAACGTCATGCAGCTGCACAGTCCCACCAGCGCGGTGCTGAGCGCCGTGATTTTCAATGCCCTGATCATTCCCCTGCTGATCCCGCTGGCCCTGCGCGGTGTTCCCTACCGCCCCACAAGCGCCGCCTCCCTGCTGAGCCGCAACCTGCTGATCTACGGTCTGGGCGGCCTACTGCTTCCCTTTGCCGCGATCAAACTCATCGACTTGCTCATCACGCCCCTGCTGGGCTGA
- the kdpC gene encoding potassium-transporting ATPase subunit KdpC — MTSPESSPVRPAPFLRLLLSALIAAVLFTLVTGLAYPLLTTAAAGLLFPSQAQGSLISRNGKVIGSAVLGQNFTASQYLHGRPSMTNKTDGSGPQPYNAENSGASNWGPTNAKLSEAVRARVAAVRSENALSAAASVPVDLVTASSSGLDPDVTLASALLQVNRVAQARRLTPAQVEAVIRVHLTPRQFGVLGEPRVNVLAVNLALDARQ; from the coding sequence ATGACGTCACCTGAATCATCTCCCGTTCGCCCCGCCCCATTCCTCCGCCTGCTGCTGAGTGCCCTGATCGCCGCTGTGCTGTTTACGCTGGTCACGGGGCTGGCTTACCCGCTCCTGACCACGGCTGCGGCGGGTCTGCTGTTTCCCAGTCAGGCGCAGGGAAGCCTCATCAGCCGGAATGGGAAGGTCATCGGGTCGGCGGTGCTGGGCCAGAATTTCACGGCCTCCCAGTACCTGCACGGGCGGCCCAGTATGACCAACAAGACTGACGGCAGTGGCCCGCAGCCTTACAACGCTGAGAACAGCGGTGCCAGCAACTGGGGGCCGACCAACGCCAAGCTGTCGGAGGCTGTGCGTGCGCGGGTTGCTGCGGTGCGCAGCGAGAACGCTCTGAGCGCGGCAGCGTCTGTCCCGGTGGATCTGGTGACGGCTTCCAGCAGCGGCCTGGATCCCGATGTCACGTTGGCGTCCGCTCTGCTTCAGGTCAACCGCGTCGCGCAGGCACGCCGCCTGACCCCGGCACAAGTGGAGGCCGTGATCCGTGTTCACCTCACACCCAGGCAATTCGGCGTGCTGGGCGAACCGCGCGTGAATGTACTGGCCGTCAATCTGGCCCTCGACGCCCGGCAGTAA
- the kdpF gene encoding K(+)-transporting ATPase subunit F yields MLGLLALAVFVYLMYSLLRPEDF; encoded by the coding sequence GTGCTGGGCCTGCTCGCTCTGGCCGTCTTCGTTTACCTGATGTACTCGCTTCTGCGCCCGGAGGATTTCTGA